The genomic window AAGTTAAAAAAGAATAAAATACTGTTGCCAACAATATCCAAACTGAACGTAAAACAAATGGAAAAAAAATTAAAGCAAAGTATTCTGACTTCTTATCTCATTGGGACACCAATTGGAATTCTGACTGTCATTGCTACGATTTGGATACCATTATTACTAACTGGAGAAGGACTTTTGACAATCGCTATTCTTGGTACATATGGTGTTTCGACGATTGGACTTGTTGTTGCGTTTCTGATTGCTCTTTGGATTGGCGGAAAATTGGCTTATAAAAATATTAATGATGGAAAATCATTGATTCTGACTTCTTTTAAATATTCTGTTGTTGTGAATTTAATTATCTGGTTAACTTTTTGTCTGATTGTCGGACTGACTGTAACGGAAGAAAGGTTTTTGATGATGATTCCGCCAATTATTGCATTTGTTATTTGCACCATTCTGACAACATTTACAATCGGACTTTTAATTGCATACGTAATAAAGCGAATAAATAACAAACCAACTGAATTAAAAAATACTGTTGCCAACAAGGTATAAAAAACATAGGGCGTTTGTGCTAAACCGAAAGGCCTGTGAATATTAACAAAGTCCGCTAAATATAAAATTTGGCGTTTGTAGTAGAAAAGATAAAAGCAAAATATTTATATTTAGCTAAGTAATAAACCGAAACGAAAGTGCTTATCACCTGCCCTACGATTTCTTATACTGAACGTTAGCTACAATATGAACCCAGAAACTGAATTAAAACGAATTTGTGAAAATTATAATGGTGTATTTGAGTACGAAGATTATAAAGTTGGTGGCGAAATTGGTTCATTTGTCCATATTTCTAAATATAGATTAAAAATATTTTATAAAAACTTTGATATAGATGTTTTATATGATTTTGGAAATTCAGATACAGCAGAATTCAAAATTAATAAGTTAAATAATAACAAAATTCCTGAATTTGAAATAAAAACAATTGACCATTTAAGTAAACTGATATTATTTAAGAAACTAAATTGGAATATTAAATCTTCTGATATTTTATTTAAAGAAAATATAGCATACTTAATCACGAAATTAAATTTAAATGAACTTATTGAAAATACGGCTTTTGAACTTAATACATTGGGTAAACAAAAAAATGAGAAATACTCAATCCGAACTGTATTCTCGCTGAAATATGAAAAAAATATTGAAAGCGCAGAATTAATTATTAATTTTCACAGAAGTTTAATTGATTTAATAACAACAAAATACTGTAGCTAACAAAGTACTGTGGTAAAAAACAAGTAAAAATGTATTAATTTTTCACTAAAGTACTTTTATAGTTTCCATCATATATTAATCCTGATTTAGCTAGTGCAAAAGCCTGTTTTAGTAGCTTATTACACACGGCAATTAATGCTAATTTTTTGCTCTTTCCTTTAGCTACGATTCGCTCATAAAGATCGCGGCAAGCTTTGTTGTATTTACACGCATTAAAACTGCACATAAATAATAAATTCCGAAGCTTTTGATTCCCCATTTTACTTATTCGTGGCCTCCCTTTTACACTACTTCCACTTTGCCGGATCATAGGTGTAAGGCCAGCGTAACTACAAAGTTCACTTGCGCTCGTAAAACGATCAAATCCACCTGTTAATACCACTAACATAATGGCTGTTTTTGGTCCTATACCTGGAATGGTTTTTAAACGGGTAAATAAATCTTGATGTGATTGTTTTACTAATATTAACAGCTTATCCTCCAAAGTTTTCATCTCTTTTGTTAGTTGTCTTAAACTACGTTTTAAAGACGTTACAACAAGCTTACTTGGATTTCCCAAAACCGCTTCTCCATGTAGTTTGTTTTTTAGCATAGTGCTTTGTTTTGTATATACAGAAAGGGTTCTAACGATTTGAAGACATTCTATTTCTTCCTTAGAATTTCCTTTCCATAGCTTTAATTCTACTTGCTCTGAGTAAGCACAAATAAGTTTTGAATCGCTCTTATCTGTCTTAACTTTTGATAGTCCCATCTGTATAAAGCGTTTTACTGACAATGGATTTTCAACCGATACTTTGATACCAGATTCTAGCAAATGATACGCTAACTGATAATGATAATAGCCTGTGGCTTCCATAACACAATGGCTCTTATTATTTAAAAGTTTCGTGAACTTTTTAAAGCCAAGTTCATTGTTTTTAAACTGATAGTAATTACCATCAGAGTCCGTGACATCGAACACCAAATGACTAATGTCAATTCCAAAATATTTAATATCTTTATTCATAAGAAAATGTCTTTTTAAAAGGACGATCTACGCGAGTTTCAACGACTTAAAATCGAGGTCTAAAAGCCTCATAGAACTGTACGAAATCTGTGTAGAAAAGAGAGGGGATTTTCAATGTTGACGAAGTCTAAAGCTTCTGCGTGTATATTAACCTTACTCCTCTCTTTTGTGCTTTCTTATTTTTATGCCCTAATTTAGTGTTTTTATTAAAATGCTAACTTAAGCCGTGTATAATTAATTGCTTGGGCAAGTGATTATTTGGAAAATTCCTTCGGAATTTTCTCGCGTTCGTTTTTGTTTACTAAATTAGTTGACTAAACACGCAACTAACCATACACAATCACGTTAGCTGTCATTTAAAATTTGAATTTTCCTGAAATAGGTTGACTAAAAATTAAACCATTAATTATAGTCACTTATGAAAACACAAAATGAACACTGGCGAAAAAAAAGCTACCAAAAAGCAACTTTAGAAACCAAACTTTTAGTCGTTGACCAAATCCTTAGCGGACAATTATCTAATAACCAAGCTTCAAAAAAATACGATGTCCCTCGAACAACCATTACCTATTGGTTAAGAAAATACAGTACCTTAGTACAACAAAATACGGGTATGAGTAAAAACGATGAAATTAAAAAGTTAAAGGAAAAAATTGAAGAACTGGAGTTCCAAAAAGACTTCCAACAAGACATTATTGCTGATATGGAACTCATTACAGGCGTCGATATGTCAAAAAAGTCATTGCCCAAAACATTAGCAAAAGAGATAGAGCAAAAGAAAAAACAGCGTATAAAAGAAAATGGCTCTATGGATGTTTTGGGATTTCTAAACAAGCCTTCTACAAAAGACTAAAAACGCAACAGAAAAAAGAAATAGATCATCAAAGAATGATCAAAATGGTCAAGGAATACCGTAATAAAGTAGGCTCTAAAACTGGTGGTATTAAGCTACATAAAGAACTAAAACAGGACTTTATAAACGCTGATATTAAAATTGGTAGAGACAAGTTCTATCGCTTCCTCAGACTAAATAATCTTTTGATTCCCAAAACTAAAAATTACATCACAACTACAAACTCAAACCATATGTACAAAAAATATAAAAACCTGGTAAAAGACCATGTCCCTACTCGTCCTGAACAACTTTGGGTCTGCGATATCACTTATATTAAAACACAATACGGTCATAATTATTTAGCCATTGTTACAGATGCTTATTCTAAGCAGATTATGGGATATAAACTCGATAACCATATGAGAACATCGCTTTGTACGGATGCACTCGCTATGGCTATTAAAAACAGGAAATACCCTGATAAAAAGCTTATCCATCATTCGGATAGAGGTTTTCAATACTGCAATCCGAAATACACAACATTCGCTGAAAACAACAACATTACAATGAGTATGACTGAACAATACGATCCTTACGAAAATGCTGTTGCAGAACGCATTAATAGAACTCTTAAATATGAATATGGATTAAAACAAACCATTAAAAACACTGAATTAGCACAAAAAATGACACAACAAGCAGTCTATATTTATAACAATTTGAGAACACATTTTAGCCTGGATCTCAGAAAACCTGCTGAAGTCCATCTCAATCCAAACATCAAATACAAATCCTATCGAAAAAATAATGTAAATTTACCTGAACTTAAGATTTAAGAACAGAACTAGTTCAAACTATTTTTTTGCCTTCTAAACGGCTGAAAAAAATAGTTTGAACGTCTAAATATTAACTAAAAAGAGTCAACCTATATCAGTATAATACACAACGAAACCTGAAAGACAGAATTAAATTATAAAAAATGGAAAAATTAAAATTACCTTATTTCAAACAAGAAATTGATATTCAAAATTTGCAGGACGAATATGATACGGATTTTGAATATAATGGAAAAGAAATTAATATTTTCCTAAATGAAATGCAAGTTGCTGACAAAGAACAATTCACTATAATAAAAAATGTACTAGAAAATTTACCTGAATTTGATAACCAAAATAGAAATTTTATAACAAACGACTTTGAAAACAAGAATGGAAATACATTTGAATTTTTGTCTTATCATTTAGAAGAATTAGAAGATGATTTTGAAGAAATTATTGATTCTAATGACACAGAAATAAATAATTTAAAAAAATTAATGAACTTTCTGAAAATAACAACAATCAGTTTTTA from Algibacter sp. L1A34 includes these protein-coding regions:
- a CDS encoding helix-turn-helix domain-containing protein: MKTQNEHWRKKSYQKATLETKLLVVDQILSGQLSNNQASKKYDVPRTTITYWLRKYSTLVQQNTGMSKNDEIKKLKEKIEELEFQKDFQQDIIADMELITGVDMSKKSLPKTLAKEIEQKKKQRIKENGSMDVLGFLNKPSTKD
- a CDS encoding IS110 family transposase; protein product: MNKDIKYFGIDISHLVFDVTDSDGNYYQFKNNELGFKKFTKLLNNKSHCVMEATGYYHYQLAYHLLESGIKVSVENPLSVKRFIQMGLSKVKTDKSDSKLICAYSEQVELKLWKGNSKEEIECLQIVRTLSVYTKQSTMLKNKLHGEAVLGNPSKLVVTSLKRSLRQLTKEMKTLEDKLLILVKQSHQDLFTRLKTIPGIGPKTAIMLVVLTGGFDRFTSASELCSYAGLTPMIRQSGSSVKGRPRISKMGNQKLRNLLFMCSFNACKYNKACRDLYERIVAKGKSKKLALIAVCNKLLKQAFALAKSGLIYDGNYKSTLVKN
- a CDS encoding DUF2004 domain-containing protein, producing MEKLKLPYFKQEIDIQNLQDEYDTDFEYNGKEINIFLNEMQVADKEQFTIIKNVLENLPEFDNQNRNFITNDFENKNGNTFEFLSYHLEELEDDFEEIIDSNDTEINNLKKLMNFLKITTISFYSDLVVFDYCLDDEISDQLLVIKMNRQKNLSIDWES
- a CDS encoding IS3 family transposase, whose translation is MSKQAFYKRLKTQQKKEIDHQRMIKMVKEYRNKVGSKTGGIKLHKELKQDFINADIKIGRDKFYRFLRLNNLLIPKTKNYITTTNSNHMYKKYKNLVKDHVPTRPEQLWVCDITYIKTQYGHNYLAIVTDAYSKQIMGYKLDNHMRTSLCTDALAMAIKNRKYPDKKLIHHSDRGFQYCNPKYTTFAENNNITMSMTEQYDPYENAVAERINRTLKYEYGLKQTIKNTELAQKMTQQAVYIYNNLRTHFSLDLRKPAEVHLNPNIKYKSYRKNNVNLPELKI